The following nucleotide sequence is from Ahniella affigens.
CGGATCGACTCGTCGAGTGAGGTCGACGGAATCCCGGTCACGCGCCACATGATCGAGCCTTCCTGCAACTGCGGCATGAACTCCTTGCCGAGGAACGGAAACAGCGCGAGGCTGCCGATCAGGGCGACGACGGCACTGATCACCACGACCTTCTTTCGCCCCAACGCGGCATCGAGCATCGGCCGGTAGCCGCGCTTGAGCCGGGCAACCAACCACGTGTCTTTCTCCTCCTTGGGCTTGAGTATCATCGACGCCAGAACCGGGATCAGCGTTAAGCTCAAGAGCAGCGAGCCGCCCATCGCGAACGCGATGTTGAACGCCATGGGCTTGAAGAGCTTTCCTTCCAGTCCTTCGAGGCTGAACAGCGGCAGGAACACGACGATGATGATCAGGATCGCAAACGAGATGGGATTGGCGACTTCCTTGGCGGCCGCCAATACGGCCGACGTACGGTCCACTTTCTCGCCATGCGCCTGTCGCTCGGCCATGATCCGGAACGCGTTCTCGACCATCACCACCGCGCCATCCACCATCATGCCGATGCCGATCGCAAGACCCGCCAACGACATCAGGTTCGCCGAAAGTCCGAATTGGCCCATGCCAATGAAGGCGATCAGCATCGCAAGCGGCAACGTGACGATCACGACCAAGGCCGATCTCAGCTCCCCGAGGAACAAGAACAGAATCACGGCCACGAGGATGGAACCTTCGATCAATGCTCGCGTCGCGGTACCGACCGCTTTGTTGACGAGATCGGTACGCTCGTAGATCGGCTTGACGATCATGCCCTCGGGTAGCGCATTGCTGACCGTCGCGAGCTTGGTCTTCACCGCCTCGACCACCTCCTTGGCATTCTCGCCAATCCGCGACAGCGCCATGCCGAGCACGACTTCCTCGCCATCACGCGTGACCGCGCCGAAGCGTGGCGCCGGGGATTCGATCACACGGCCAATGTCGCGGATGTAAACCGGTACGCCATCCTCGGCCTTGAGCACGATGCCGCCGATATCCTCGGCCGAGGTGAGGAGGCCGAGGCCACGCACCAGATACTGCTCGCGGCCCACGTCCATCACATTGCCGCCGACCTGCCCATTGTTGGCAGGGAGCGCATTGATCACGTCGGCGAAGCCGAGCCCACGGGCATACAACCGCTGTGGATCAATGCGCACCTGGTACTCGCGCTCGCCACCACCCCATGAGGTGACATCGTCCACGCCCGGCGCCGTGCGCAGGATCAGACGCAGCGTCCAGTCCTGCCAGGTGCGCAGGTCCATGTCCGTGATCTGCGCGCTGGAGACCCCCGGCGCCCGCTCGACGGTGTACCAGAACACCTGGCCGAGTCCCGAACTGTTCGGGCCCATGCTCGGCTTGCCGTAGCCTTCGGGTAATCGGTCGCCGACTTCCTGCAGCCGTTCGTTGACGAGCTGGCGGGCAAAGTAGATGTCCATGTCGTCCTCGAAATAGACGGACACATAGGACAGTCCGAACAGGCTGACCGAACGGATCTCCTGCACCTTTGGCAGGCCTGCCATCGCCGACTCGACCGGGAAGGTCAACAACTGCTCGACATCTTCCGCCGCCAGACCGGGTGACTCCGTGTAGATATTGACCTGTGCTGGGGTGACGTCGGGGAAGGCATCAATCGGCACGTCGCGGACGGCACGTGCGCCGAGAAATGCGACAACACCGAAGATGATCAGCACCAGAAACTTGTAACGCAACGAGAGTTCGACCAAGCGGTTCAGCATGACGCACCTCGCGTTGAAAAGATCAAGCCGTCAATGCGCATGACCTTCCCCTAATTGCGACTTAAGCATTTGCGCCTTGAGCGCGTACGCGCCCTCGACGACGATGGCATTGCCCGCGGCCAGGCCATCGAGCACGATGGTCCTGCCGCCGACGACGGCGCCGACTCGGACCGCGACGGGCGTCAACGTGCCGTCCTCGTCCTGGCGGAACACGATCGTCTCGCCTTCGAGCTGCAGCAGTGCATCGGTCGGTACTGCGAGCTGCGGCTCGGCTTCGCCGCCAGCGTCGAGATAGGCCTCGACGTAGTCACCACCATGCAGCTGATCGCCCGTGTTGGCCACCTCGATGCGAACCAGCGCGTTGCGCGTGTTCTCGGCCGTGCGGTGGGCGCGTTGAACGACCTTGCCCGGCAAGGTCACGTCGCCGAGCACAACGCGTGCAGGACTATCGACCGCGACACGGCGGGCCGCGTCCGCGGGCAACTTCGCATCGACCCAAACGATGGATTCGTCGACCAGCCGGAAGAGTGTTCGCCCCGGCTCGATGCGCTCACCAACGACGAATGCATCTTCAGTGAGGCGTCCGGCATGCGGCGCATGCAGCGTGAACTCGCCGTTGGCCGCCCCCTTCGCGCCCGGTTCCAGCCCGTACGCGCGTGCTGTGGCACGGGCCTGCTCGACGGCGACTTGCGCTTCGCTGTAGCGACGGCCCGACACCGCCTCCTTACCCAGCGCCTGCACGCGCTTCCAGTCCTGCTCAGCGATCGACAAGGTGCCCTGGGCGGTAGCGACTTCCACGGACGACAGCGTCACCAGCGGCGCGCCAGCCTTGACCTCGTCGCCAAGCTTGGCGTGCCGGCGCACCACCAGCGCTTCGACGCGAGGTGTGATCAGCGTAGTGCCGTAGGCGTTGTCGACGACTTCGCCGGGTGCCCGCAGTTCTTCGCGCAGCGCCGCCGGTGCCAGCGCCGCAACGCGGATACCGGCTGCCTGCATCGCTTCAGCGTTCATGCGGATGGGTTCCATCCCTTGCTCGCCATGCTCATCGACGTCTTCGCCGGCGTGCTCGTCATCATGTTCATCGCCATCTTCTTCGGCATGCGGTTCTTCGGCCTTGGCCTGAGCGGCAGGCTTTGCCGCCACACCTTCGGGACGCTCTGCGTCATCGCCGCAAGCGGTCAACGCAAGCATCGCGGCCAGCAGCAAAGAAGCGGTCGCGGTGGAAAAACGATTCATGGGGTCACCTCGGAGGCAGAAGATTCGAAGCCGACCCAGGCATCAAGTTGCCCGGTGGCGTACAGGGCATCGACATAGGCCCGCCAGACGCGGCCTTGCAGGTCGGCGCCAGCGAGTGCGGTGTCGAGTGTCTGCTGCAGTTGGATCAGGTAGTCAGCGGTACTGATCTCACCGGCGCGCCATAGGCGCTCCAGCAAGCCGGCTCGAGCCTCAACGTCTGTCCCGGGGCTCTTCGCCCAGAGTGTCCAGGCGTCGCGCACCGAGGCGTACGTCACCCGTGCGCGCTCGGCCCGTGCCTCAACCTGCAGCGATACGAGTTGCAGCTCGGCCGCCGCAGCCGCACTGTCGGCCTGCGTCGCGACGCCCTCGGCTCGATAGCTGTTGCGGACAAAGAGCGGCACGCTCACCGTCAACCCGATGACGTTGTCGCTGGTTGGGCCGAGATCCACCTGGCCGGCGCGCAGGCGGACCGTCGGATCGGCGCGGCGTTCGCTTGCCGCCACCGTCACCAGTCGTTCGGCCTGCAGCGACTGCGCCATCGCGATTCGCTGCTCGGGCACGGCGCGGAGATTCTCGTCGGCAAGCGTCAGCGCCGGAGGTACTTCATCAGTGCCCGAATCGGGCACACGCCCCGGCAGGCCGCCCACGACCCGAAACGCTTCATCGGCTGCGGCTGCATCGGCCAGCAGCGTCGCCTGCTCGGCCATCGTTTGATCCCGCGCCAGCAGCGCGAGGTCACGCTCGAGCGACGAGATGTCGCCAACACCGAACTGCTTGTCGGCAAGTTCGGCAAAGCGCTTTACCAGGGCCACGCGCTGCGCGCCGAGCTGCACGCGATGCTGCGCGGCTTGGCGTTCGGCCCAGCCTTGCAACCAGGCCTGCGTGAACGTGGCACGGCGCAGGTGGGCCTGCGCTTCGGCGAGTGCGAGGGCTGCATCGCCGGCTGCGGCACGCGCATCGCGCTTGCCAAAGAGGTCCAGCGTCATGCCGATGCCGGCGGTAGTCGTCCGATCCTGACCTTCGTCGTCGACGTCTAACTCGATCTCCGGGTTATAGAGGGGGCGCCCTGCGGCGTCAGCGCGAGCGCGTGCCGCCGCCAACGTCTGCTCGGTCGCAGCGGCAGCGGGGTGTGCAGCCCAGGCCGTGCGTACGGCATCGGACAACTGTTCCGGCGTCGCGGCCATCAGCGGGGACGAAAAAATAGCGGAGGCACTCAACATCAGCACGGCGTGCCAACGCCGTGCACGCACGGTCAGCCGACCGCGCGGCAACAAGAAAAACCACATGGAAATATTCCTCTGAACAATGAAAGCAGCCCGACGTGCTGGCGCACGCCGGATCGTGACGATCAGGGTTCAGACGATGGGAGGCCGGAGCTCGCGCTGGGGCGACACGTCAGTGTGCGGAATGTCTTCCAGGGTTGTGACCGTAGACCCTGTCACGACTGTGAAGGTGACGGGCAGTGACGACAACGTCACGCCGTGGTGGCAACTGCACTGACGGCAATGATCGGACGCTGCGTTGTCGTTGAGCGGCCCACGATCGCTGTCTTCACCGGACGCTGCGATCTGCACCTGCTCAGTCTTGCCGCCAAACAGCTCGGCGAACTCATGCGGTTCACACGCCATCGTGATCCCTATCCGCATCAGGAACACAACCAGCACGAAGCCCGCCAGCGCAGGAGCGCGGCGCAGCGATGCAAGTCGGAAGGGGCGGAGATTAGACATCGTTGTCAGCATAGTGTGGAGGCTTGGCGTTACACAATCTCAGTGGGCGCGTTGTGCGGGCCGGCGTTCGGATCGCCGCGGACAGGTATCGGTCGAAACGCACCGGCGCTTGCGCTGCCCGCCCCCCCCGATGCGCGAAAACAACAATGCAGCGAAGTCGCGCGGGAACTGACCGACGATTTCACGCGCGTCCCGTTGCAACCGGCCAACGCGCAACATGGCCAGATGGCATCTAAGTTGCATCCTGGTGATGCGTTGGTTGCGGATATGCGCCCGCACTAAGCGCGAGAACGCTCTACCGCGCGCGCCTGTTCGCCGCGCTATTTCTGCAGCTTGCCACGCCCGCTCACCTGCTGTTCCCAGCACGACGA
It contains:
- a CDS encoding DUF3703 domain-containing protein; this encodes MKGIVVLGTAGERAWQAAEIARRTGARGRAFSRLVRAHIRNQRITRMQLRCHLAMLRVGRLQRDAREIVGQFPRDFAALLFSRIGGGGQRKRRCVSTDTCPRRSERRPAQRAH
- a CDS encoding TolC family protein, giving the protein MWFFLLPRGRLTVRARRWHAVLMLSASAIFSSPLMAATPEQLSDAVRTAWAAHPAAAATEQTLAAARARADAAGRPLYNPEIELDVDDEGQDRTTTAGIGMTLDLFGKRDARAAAGDAALALAEAQAHLRRATFTQAWLQGWAERQAAQHRVQLGAQRVALVKRFAELADKQFGVGDISSLERDLALLARDQTMAEQATLLADAAAADEAFRVVGGLPGRVPDSGTDEVPPALTLADENLRAVPEQRIAMAQSLQAERLVTVAASERRADPTVRLRAGQVDLGPTSDNVIGLTVSVPLFVRNSYRAEGVATQADSAAAAAELQLVSLQVEARAERARVTYASVRDAWTLWAKSPGTDVEARAGLLERLWRAGEISTADYLIQLQQTLDTALAGADLQGRVWRAYVDALYATGQLDAWVGFESSASEVTP
- a CDS encoding efflux RND transporter periplasmic adaptor subunit, whose translation is MNRFSTATASLLLAAMLALTACGDDAERPEGVAAKPAAQAKAEEPHAEEDGDEHDDEHAGEDVDEHGEQGMEPIRMNAEAMQAAGIRVAALAPAALREELRAPGEVVDNAYGTTLITPRVEALVVRRHAKLGDEVKAGAPLVTLSSVEVATAQGTLSIAEQDWKRVQALGKEAVSGRRYSEAQVAVEQARATARAYGLEPGAKGAANGEFTLHAPHAGRLTEDAFVVGERIEPGRTLFRLVDESIVWVDAKLPADAARRVAVDSPARVVLGDVTLPGKVVQRAHRTAENTRNALVRIEVANTGDQLHGGDYVEAYLDAGGEAEPQLAVPTDALLQLEGETIVFRQDEDGTLTPVAVRVGAVVGGRTIVLDGLAAGNAIVVEGAYALKAQMLKSQLGEGHAH
- a CDS encoding efflux RND transporter permease subunit — protein: MLNRLVELSLRYKFLVLIIFGVVAFLGARAVRDVPIDAFPDVTPAQVNIYTESPGLAAEDVEQLLTFPVESAMAGLPKVQEIRSVSLFGLSYVSVYFEDDMDIYFARQLVNERLQEVGDRLPEGYGKPSMGPNSSGLGQVFWYTVERAPGVSSAQITDMDLRTWQDWTLRLILRTAPGVDDVTSWGGGEREYQVRIDPQRLYARGLGFADVINALPANNGQVGGNVMDVGREQYLVRGLGLLTSAEDIGGIVLKAEDGVPVYIRDIGRVIESPAPRFGAVTRDGEEVVLGMALSRIGENAKEVVEAVKTKLATVSNALPEGMIVKPIYERTDLVNKAVGTATRALIEGSILVAVILFLFLGELRSALVVIVTLPLAMLIAFIGMGQFGLSANLMSLAGLAIGIGMMVDGAVVMVENAFRIMAERQAHGEKVDRTSAVLAAAKEVANPISFAILIIIVVFLPLFSLEGLEGKLFKPMAFNIAFAMGGSLLLSLTLIPVLASMILKPKEEKDTWLVARLKRGYRPMLDAALGRKKVVVISAVVALIGSLALFPFLGKEFMPQLQEGSIMWRVTGIPSTSLDESIRTSKAISDAFKKFPEVETTLAMIGRAEKGETADVNYMEIYTALTPEDEWESGRTIKQLEDDMQETLETVVPNVVPGYTQPIQMRVEELISGVRATLALKLYGEDLNELDRISAEIKPVLAGIAGVADLSLEANVGKPQIRIEVDREELARHGMNAEDVLTIVRNGLGGEPVSVLLDGVKRFDIAARLDDETRDSVESLRRIPLKAASGALVPLSEVANVTVAEGYSFVRREQLQRYAVIQMDVRGRDVDGFVKEAGAAIAAQVKMPPGYWVEWGGAFANQQRALAKLSLIVPITIFFIFVLLYTAFNSIKFAALILANVPFATIGGLLALFVTGQYLSVPSAIGFIAVFGVAMLNGIVLVTFLNEQRERGLSIREAVVQGTALRLRPVLMTASVAILGLVPMLISSGVGAETQRPLATVVVGGLISSTFLTLILLPVLYEWLETRAERRAQEATP